The following coding sequences are from one Gossypium hirsutum isolate 1008001.06 chromosome A12, Gossypium_hirsutum_v2.1, whole genome shotgun sequence window:
- the LOC107913438 gene encoding uncharacterized protein → MDPNLMLKFQAIKQSKKCKKQQLLDKLLLYTCIAVTCCVFCSTPFWLPYLKNFLFISLPKMGSIMYNTKLLFFVGNLIVVVLIGESKIFAYFSGSGGVYYVDHPSGSLGNDGSVVEVKKEMKMKQLYSEEKVKAICVVEEIREVNKGNNGLEGKYHELVLPTEDLEKRADDFIARVNRQRRLEAAGLLIN, encoded by the coding sequence ATGGATCCTAACCTAATGCTAAAGTTTCAAGCCATCAAGCAATCCAAGAAGTGTAAGAAGCAGCAGCTTCTGGACAAGCTTTTACTCTATACATGCATAGCAGTGACTTGTTGTGTCTTCTGTTCCACCCCTTTTTGGCTCCCTTACTTGAAGAACTTTCTCTTCATTTCATTACCAAAAATGGGTTCAATCATGTACAACACTAAACTACTGTTCTTTGTAGGGAACCTCATCGTTGTGGTTCTCATTGGAGAATCCAAgatttttgcttatttttcaGGTTCTGGGGGAGTGTACTACGTTGATCATCCAAGTGGAAGCCTTGGAAACGATGGATCGGTGGTGGAAGTGAAAAAAGAGATGAAAATGAAGCAACTTTATTCGGAAGAAAAGGTGAAGGCGATTTGCGTGGTTGAGGAGATTAGAGAAGTAAACAAGGGAAATAATGGTTTAGAGGGAAAATATCATGAGCTGGTTTTGCCTACTGAGGATTTGGAGAAAAGAGCCGATGATTTCATTGCAAGAGTCAACAGGCAAAGAAGGCTTGAAGCTGCtggattattaattaattag
- the LOC107939099 gene encoding SWI/SNF complex subunit SWI3A isoform X1, translating into MENKPRHDPNPDSNRPEEPELDLYTIPSYSSWFAWNDIHETERQALKEFFEGSSISRTPKIYKEYRDFIINKYREDPSRRLTFTEIRKSLIGDVTLLHKVFRFLETWGLINFLAPPPPHEGSENDDRVRVENGAPNGVRVVATPNSLRPLSAPVVKGKNSGDGVEESGVKLPPLASYSDVFGDLKRLHCGSCGDNCDSGYYEYKKDNFIVCDKCFKNGNYGEDKSMDDFELKDCHEKSAANGTVWTEAETLLLLDSVLKHGDDWDLVSQNVQTKSKLDCITKLIELPFGESLIDSAKGRGNSSGTSMSMNGIKPVVVPSSEDQENIINEDQGYDGANENKKNGDSENQEPPLKKKRTASTSDADSSLMKQIARISTMVGPQITAAAAEAAAAMLSDEMSCSREIFYGDHIDLTNGSLSPSIYQQERAHNTEESEIKERSNPSDSIAESQETHPKKSDIPLPLRIRAAVATGLGAAAAHAKLLAVQEEKEIEHLVATIIEAQIKKLNSKIKHCEDAELLMEKEYAAIEGLKEYILGERINILRTTYNTGTSKLLELQSQTSNLS; encoded by the exons ATGGAGAACAAGCCTAGACATGACCCGAACCCGGATTCAAATCGACCCGAAGAACCAGAGCTCGACCTCTACACCATACCGAGCTACTCCA gTTGGTTTGCTTGGAACGATATTCACGAAACAGAAAGGCAAGCATTGAAAGAATTCTTCGAAGGCAGCTCAATCTCAAGAACCCCTAAAATCTACAAGGAGTACAGGGATTTCATCATCAACAAATACAGGGAAGACCCTTCTCGCCGCCTCACTTTCACCGAAATCCGCAAATCCCTCATCGGAGACGTCACTTTACTCCACAAGGTCTTCCGCTTCTTGGAAACCTGGGGTTTGATCAACTTCCTCGCCCCGCCTCCACCCCACGAAGGTTCCGAGAACGATGATAGGGTTCGGGTCGAAAACGGGGCCCCGAATGGAGTCCGGGTCGTCGCTACTCCTAATTCGTTGCGGCCGCTTTCGGCGCCGGTCGTTAAGGGTAAGAACAGTGGTGATGGGGTTGAAGAGAGTGGAGTCAAGTTGCCTCCCCTGGCTTCATATTCTGATGTTTTTGGTGATTTGAAGAGACTACATTGTGGTAGTTGTGGAGATAATTGTGATTCTGGGTACTATGAATATAAAAAg GATAATTTCATAGTTTGCGATAAATGCTTCAAAAATGGAAATTATGGCGAGGATAAGTCTATGGATGATTTCGAGTTGAAAGATTGCCATGAGAAGAGTGCTGCCAATGGTACTGTGTGGACCGAAGCGGAAACTCTTCTTCTTTTGGATTCTGTTCTGAAACATGGGGATGACTGGGATCTTGTTTCTCAAAATGTTCAAACCAAGTCTAAACTTGATTGTATTACGAAGCTCATTGAGCTGCCTTTTGGGGAGTCTTTGATAGATTCTGCCAAGGGAAGGGGCAATTCCAGCGGTACAAGTATGAGCATGAATGGCATAAAACCAGTTGTTGTTCCTTCATCTGAGGATCAAGAGAATATTATAAACGAGGATCAAGGTTATGATGGTGCAAATGAGAACAAAAAGAATGGGGATTCTGAGAATCAAGAGCCTCCTTTGAAGAAAAAACGCACTGCTTCCACTTCAGATGCTGATAGTTCTCTCATGAAGCAG ATTGCTCGCATCTCTACCATGGTTGGGCCTCAAATCACTGCTGCTGCAGCTGAAGCTGCAGCTGCGATGCTTTCTGATGAAATGTCTTGTTCGAGGGAAATTTTTTATGGTGATCATATTGATTTAACTAATGGGTCCCTATCTCCTTCAATTTATCAGCAAGAAAG AGCTCATAATACTGAAGAGTCAGAGATAAAGGAGAGGTCTAATCCATCAG actctatTGCAGAATCTCAAGAGACACATCCGAAGAAGAGCGACATACCTTTACCATTGCGAATTAGAGCGGCAGTTGCAACAGGTCTTGGAGCAGCAGCTGCTCATGCCAAATTATTAGCTGTGCAGGAAGAGAAGGAGATTGAACATTTAGTTGCAACCATAATCGAAGCACAA ATAAAGAAATTGAACTCTAAAATCAAGCATTGTGAAGATGCGGAGCTTCTAATGGAGAAGGAATATGCTGCAATCGAGGGACTTAAGGAGTATATCCTTGGAGAGCGGATAAATATCTTACGAACAACGTATAATACTGGTACATCTAAATTGTTAGAGTTACAATCACAAACCAGCAACTTAAGTTAA
- the LOC107939099 gene encoding SWI/SNF complex subunit SWI3A isoform X2 yields the protein MENKPRHDPNPDSNRPEEPELDLYTIPSYSSWFAWNDIHETERQALKEFFEGSSISRTPKIYKEYRDFIINKYREDPSRRLTFTEIRKSLIGDVTLLHKVFRFLETWGLINFLAPPPPHEGSENDDRVRVENGAPNGVRVVATPNSLRPLSAPVVKGKNSGDGVEESGVKLPPLASYSDVFGDLKRLHCGSCGDNCDSGYYEYKKDNFIVCDKCFKNGNYGEDKSMDDFELKDCHEKSAANGTVWTEAETLLLLDSVLKHGDDWDLVSQNVQTKSKLDCITKLIELPFGESLIDSAKGRGNSSGTSMSMNGIKPVVVPSSEDQENIINEDQGYDGANENKKNGDSENQEPPLKKKRTASTSDADSSLMKQIARISTMVGPQITAAAAEAAAAMLSDEMSCSREIFYGDHIDLTNGSLSPSIYQQERAHNTEESEIKERSNPSESQETHPKKSDIPLPLRIRAAVATGLGAAAAHAKLLAVQEEKEIEHLVATIIEAQIKKLNSKIKHCEDAELLMEKEYAAIEGLKEYILGERINILRTTYNTGTSKLLELQSQTSNLS from the exons ATGGAGAACAAGCCTAGACATGACCCGAACCCGGATTCAAATCGACCCGAAGAACCAGAGCTCGACCTCTACACCATACCGAGCTACTCCA gTTGGTTTGCTTGGAACGATATTCACGAAACAGAAAGGCAAGCATTGAAAGAATTCTTCGAAGGCAGCTCAATCTCAAGAACCCCTAAAATCTACAAGGAGTACAGGGATTTCATCATCAACAAATACAGGGAAGACCCTTCTCGCCGCCTCACTTTCACCGAAATCCGCAAATCCCTCATCGGAGACGTCACTTTACTCCACAAGGTCTTCCGCTTCTTGGAAACCTGGGGTTTGATCAACTTCCTCGCCCCGCCTCCACCCCACGAAGGTTCCGAGAACGATGATAGGGTTCGGGTCGAAAACGGGGCCCCGAATGGAGTCCGGGTCGTCGCTACTCCTAATTCGTTGCGGCCGCTTTCGGCGCCGGTCGTTAAGGGTAAGAACAGTGGTGATGGGGTTGAAGAGAGTGGAGTCAAGTTGCCTCCCCTGGCTTCATATTCTGATGTTTTTGGTGATTTGAAGAGACTACATTGTGGTAGTTGTGGAGATAATTGTGATTCTGGGTACTATGAATATAAAAAg GATAATTTCATAGTTTGCGATAAATGCTTCAAAAATGGAAATTATGGCGAGGATAAGTCTATGGATGATTTCGAGTTGAAAGATTGCCATGAGAAGAGTGCTGCCAATGGTACTGTGTGGACCGAAGCGGAAACTCTTCTTCTTTTGGATTCTGTTCTGAAACATGGGGATGACTGGGATCTTGTTTCTCAAAATGTTCAAACCAAGTCTAAACTTGATTGTATTACGAAGCTCATTGAGCTGCCTTTTGGGGAGTCTTTGATAGATTCTGCCAAGGGAAGGGGCAATTCCAGCGGTACAAGTATGAGCATGAATGGCATAAAACCAGTTGTTGTTCCTTCATCTGAGGATCAAGAGAATATTATAAACGAGGATCAAGGTTATGATGGTGCAAATGAGAACAAAAAGAATGGGGATTCTGAGAATCAAGAGCCTCCTTTGAAGAAAAAACGCACTGCTTCCACTTCAGATGCTGATAGTTCTCTCATGAAGCAG ATTGCTCGCATCTCTACCATGGTTGGGCCTCAAATCACTGCTGCTGCAGCTGAAGCTGCAGCTGCGATGCTTTCTGATGAAATGTCTTGTTCGAGGGAAATTTTTTATGGTGATCATATTGATTTAACTAATGGGTCCCTATCTCCTTCAATTTATCAGCAAGAAAG AGCTCATAATACTGAAGAGTCAGAGATAAAGGAGAGGTCTAATCCATCAG AATCTCAAGAGACACATCCGAAGAAGAGCGACATACCTTTACCATTGCGAATTAGAGCGGCAGTTGCAACAGGTCTTGGAGCAGCAGCTGCTCATGCCAAATTATTAGCTGTGCAGGAAGAGAAGGAGATTGAACATTTAGTTGCAACCATAATCGAAGCACAA ATAAAGAAATTGAACTCTAAAATCAAGCATTGTGAAGATGCGGAGCTTCTAATGGAGAAGGAATATGCTGCAATCGAGGGACTTAAGGAGTATATCCTTGGAGAGCGGATAAATATCTTACGAACAACGTATAATACTGGTACATCTAAATTGTTAGAGTTACAATCACAAACCAGCAACTTAAGTTAA